A region of the Methylobacterium nodulans ORS 2060 genome:
GTGACGGCCGGGCATGTGGCCTCGCTGGTCTACCTCGTCGTCGCCATGCGCCGGGGGGCCGGTCCTCGGCGCCAGTCGCGGGGGCCGGAAGCCTCCCCGTGAGGCCGCGCCCGGAGGCGGAATGCGATCGACCCCGCCCGATGCAGGACCGCGTCCAACCCCTGGACGCTCGAGTGGGGGAGCCAGTGCCGCGAAGGAGACCATGGCATGCAGAGGCCATCGGTCCTGCCGTTCCTCCTGTTCCAGGGCGAGGGCTCCGCAGCGCTCGACTTCTACCTGTCCGCCTTTCCGGATGGGCGGATCGAGGCGATGGAGCGATAGGGGCCGGGCGAGGCTGGGGCTGAAGGCTCGATCAAACGAGCCCCTTCTGGATCGGCGAGCAGGCAGTGCTGCGCACCGACAGCATCGGGCGGCATGCCTTTTCCTTCACCCCCTCCTCGTTTTTCGTCGAGTGCGGTTCCGAGGACGAGGTGAGG
Encoded here:
- a CDS encoding VOC family protein yields the protein MQRPSVLPFLLFQGEGSAALDFYLSAFPDGRIEAMER